From the Daucus carota subsp. sativus chromosome 8, DH1 v3.0, whole genome shotgun sequence genome, one window contains:
- the LOC108199517 gene encoding putative E3 ubiquitin-protein ligase RF4 isoform X2, with protein MASMVAKACNSNSSQLSSISVQEKGSRNKRKFRADPPVSDASKTVSVPLSDCSSYEFSAEKLDIMQNHGHSGGCDMCHVSEGHADALKLDLGLACAVGPFEAGTSKVKEENVVHDEVHDADWSDLTESQLEELVLNNLDTIFKSAIKKLVDCGYTEEFATRAVLRSGLCYGCKDTVSNIVENTLAFLRNGQELDPAREQDFDDLQQMEKYILAELVCVIREVKPFFSTGDAMWCLLVCDMNVSLACAMESDSFGSFLGDGVPNGAVTAPVQPQARTEARGSENLQISGRQNPSFACACHFPSESSIMATVPCLHNSPEAPTMTVRSNFKPRNSSAQNGLVAEKETAGSIEKPFTAVGPTHSSASEEKFIGSRKISGITKREYILRHKSIQLEKSYRTYGSKGGSRAGKLSSFGGLILDKKIKSVADSTGLSVRNATLKISKEMGTCLPQDTLHNDLLNTNGLPPTFSLDTVNNTISSIPKTNFVSAIPTISDQNSLPAPDTELSLSLSSKNNSVPMPASCSSGAPKFGYSGFPNEKPAGQWVPQDKKDESIMKLAPRVRELQNQMQEWTEWANQKVMQAARRLSKDKAELKTLKQEKEEVERLKKDKQNLEENTMKKLCEMENALCKASGQVERANAAVRRLEVENSTLRQEMEAAKLQAAQSAASCQEVSKREKNTLMKIQSWEKQKLMFQEELVAEKHRKTQLQHKLEQATELLDHQEV; from the exons ATGGCGTCGATGGTTGCCAAGGCGTGTAATAGTAATTCGAGTCAGTTGTCGTCGATATCAGTGCAGGAGAAAGGGAGTAGGAATAAGAGGAAGTTTAGAGCTGATCCGCCGGTTTCGGATGCGAGTAAAACGGTTTCGGTGCCGTTGAGTGATTGTTCGAGTTATGAGTTTTCGGCGGAGAAGTTGGATATTATGCAAAATCATGGGCATTCTGGGGGGTGTGATATGTGTCATGTGAGTGAAGGACATGCTGATGCGTTGAAACTTGATCTTGGATTGGCGTGTGCTGTTGGGCCGTTTGAGGCTGGGACGAGTAAGGTTAAGGAGGAGAATGTGGTGCACGATGAGGTTCATGATGCGGATTGGAGTGATCTTACGGAGTCTCAGTTGGAGGAGCTTGTTTTGAATAATTTGGATACGATTTTTAAGAGTGCGATTAAAAAGTTAGTGGATTGTGGTTATACCGAAGAGTTTGCTACTCGGGCTGTTTTGAGGTCTGGTCTTTGCTATGGGTGTAAAGACACTGTGTCGAACATAGTGGAGAATACTTTAGCATTTTTAAGAAATGGCCAGGAGCTTGATCCAGCAAGGGAGCAGGATTTTGATGATTTACAGCAGATGGAGAAGTATATATTGGCCGAATTGGTTTGTGTTATTCGTGAAGTCAAACCTTTTTTCAGTACTGGGGATGCGATGTGGTGCTTGCTGGTGTGTGACATGAATGTCTCACTTGCCTGTGCAATGGAGAGTGATTCTTTCGGTAGTTTTCTGGGTGATGGGGTTCCAAATGGTGCTGTGACTGCTCCTGTTCAACCGCAAGCAAGAACTGAGGCAAGAGGTTCTGAAAACCTTCAAATTTCTGGTAGACAGAACCCGTCATTTGCCTGTGCTTGTCATTTCCCATCTGAATCATCTATCATGGCTACAGTCCCTTGTCTGCATAACTCTCCTGAGGCACCAACTATGACTGTGCGTTCAAACTTCAAGCCTAGAAATTCGTCTGCTCAGAATGGACTTGTCGCAGAGAAGGAAACTGCAGGCTCTATTGAAAAACCATTTACTGCTGTTGGACCAACCCATTCTTCGGCTTCTGAAGAAAAATTCATTGGCAGCAGAAAGATCTCTGGTATAACTAAAAGAGAGTACATACTCCGGCATAAGTCGATTCAACTGGAGAAAAGTTACCGTACTTATGGATCCAAAGGTGGCTCTAGGGCAGGAAAACTCAGTAGTTTTGGTGGTttaattttggataaaaaaataaagtccGTGGCAGATTCTACAGGTCTAAGTGTAAGAAATGCCACCTTAAAGATTAGCAAGGAAATGGGAACCTGTTTGCCTCAGGACACCTTGCACAATGATCTTTTGAATACAAATGGTCTGCCTCCGACATTCAGTCTGGATACTGTTAATAATACTATTTCGTCAATACCTAAGACTAATTTTGTATCAGCAATACCTACAATCAGTGACCAAAATTCACTACCAGCACCTGATACTGAGCTCTCTCTCTCACTGTCGTCAAAAAACAACAGTGTACCAATGCCTGCCAGCTGCAGTTCTGGGGCTCCAAAATTTGGCTATTCTGGATTCCCCAATGAGAAGCCAGCAGGACAGTGGGTACCTCAAGATAAAAAAGATGAAAGCATTATGAAGCTGGCTCCAAGGGTGCGTGAATTACAAAATCAAATGCAGGAATGGACAGAATGGGCTAATCAGAAGGTTATGCAGGCTGCTCGTAGATTGAGCAAAGATAAGGCTGAACTTAAGACACTTAaacaagagaaagaagaagtGGAGCGCCTTAAGAAGGACAAGCAAAATTTGGAGGAGAACACAATGAAAAAACTATGCGAGATGGAAAATGCTTTATGCAAGGCAAGTGGGCAGGTGGAGCGGGCTAATGCTGCTGTCCGTAGGCTGGAGGTGGAGAATTCAACATTGAGACAAGAGATGGAGGCTGCAAAATTACAAGCAGCACAGTCTGCTGCAAGCTGTCAGGAGGTGTCAAAGAGGGAGAAAAACACGCTGATGAAAATTCAGTCATGGGAGAAACAAAAACTCATGTTTCAAGAGGAGCTAGTAGCAGAGAAACACAGGAAAACACAGTTGCAACATAAATTGGAGCAGGCTACTGAACTTCTGGATCATCAAGAG GTATAA
- the LOC108199517 gene encoding putative E3 ubiquitin-protein ligase RF298 isoform X1, with the protein MASMVAKACNSNSSQLSSISVQEKGSRNKRKFRADPPVSDASKTVSVPLSDCSSYEFSAEKLDIMQNHGHSGGCDMCHVSEGHADALKLDLGLACAVGPFEAGTSKVKEENVVHDEVHDADWSDLTESQLEELVLNNLDTIFKSAIKKLVDCGYTEEFATRAVLRSGLCYGCKDTVSNIVENTLAFLRNGQELDPAREQDFDDLQQMEKYILAELVCVIREVKPFFSTGDAMWCLLVCDMNVSLACAMESDSFGSFLGDGVPNGAVTAPVQPQARTEARGSENLQISGRQNPSFACACHFPSESSIMATVPCLHNSPEAPTMTVRSNFKPRNSSAQNGLVAEKETAGSIEKPFTAVGPTHSSASEEKFIGSRKISGITKREYILRHKSIQLEKSYRTYGSKGGSRAGKLSSFGGLILDKKIKSVADSTGLSVRNATLKISKEMGTCLPQDTLHNDLLNTNGLPPTFSLDTVNNTISSIPKTNFVSAIPTISDQNSLPAPDTELSLSLSSKNNSVPMPASCSSGAPKFGYSGFPNEKPAGQWVPQDKKDESIMKLAPRVRELQNQMQEWTEWANQKVMQAARRLSKDKAELKTLKQEKEEVERLKKDKQNLEENTMKKLCEMENALCKASGQVERANAAVRRLEVENSTLRQEMEAAKLQAAQSAASCQEVSKREKNTLMKIQSWEKQKLMFQEELVAEKHRKTQLQHKLEQATELLDHQEARCKREEMAIEELLTQAMSLKKEREQSEVSAKSKENIIRVKAEKKLQKFKDDIEKHEKEISQLRSKMDSSKIAALRKGIDGSYASRLIDSQTPTKESTKSYSSRMVNNFEDHSGAGGVKRERECVMCLSEEMSVVFLPCAHQVVCTTCNELHEKQGMKDCPSCRSTIIKRIPVHFSRS; encoded by the exons ATGGCGTCGATGGTTGCCAAGGCGTGTAATAGTAATTCGAGTCAGTTGTCGTCGATATCAGTGCAGGAGAAAGGGAGTAGGAATAAGAGGAAGTTTAGAGCTGATCCGCCGGTTTCGGATGCGAGTAAAACGGTTTCGGTGCCGTTGAGTGATTGTTCGAGTTATGAGTTTTCGGCGGAGAAGTTGGATATTATGCAAAATCATGGGCATTCTGGGGGGTGTGATATGTGTCATGTGAGTGAAGGACATGCTGATGCGTTGAAACTTGATCTTGGATTGGCGTGTGCTGTTGGGCCGTTTGAGGCTGGGACGAGTAAGGTTAAGGAGGAGAATGTGGTGCACGATGAGGTTCATGATGCGGATTGGAGTGATCTTACGGAGTCTCAGTTGGAGGAGCTTGTTTTGAATAATTTGGATACGATTTTTAAGAGTGCGATTAAAAAGTTAGTGGATTGTGGTTATACCGAAGAGTTTGCTACTCGGGCTGTTTTGAGGTCTGGTCTTTGCTATGGGTGTAAAGACACTGTGTCGAACATAGTGGAGAATACTTTAGCATTTTTAAGAAATGGCCAGGAGCTTGATCCAGCAAGGGAGCAGGATTTTGATGATTTACAGCAGATGGAGAAGTATATATTGGCCGAATTGGTTTGTGTTATTCGTGAAGTCAAACCTTTTTTCAGTACTGGGGATGCGATGTGGTGCTTGCTGGTGTGTGACATGAATGTCTCACTTGCCTGTGCAATGGAGAGTGATTCTTTCGGTAGTTTTCTGGGTGATGGGGTTCCAAATGGTGCTGTGACTGCTCCTGTTCAACCGCAAGCAAGAACTGAGGCAAGAGGTTCTGAAAACCTTCAAATTTCTGGTAGACAGAACCCGTCATTTGCCTGTGCTTGTCATTTCCCATCTGAATCATCTATCATGGCTACAGTCCCTTGTCTGCATAACTCTCCTGAGGCACCAACTATGACTGTGCGTTCAAACTTCAAGCCTAGAAATTCGTCTGCTCAGAATGGACTTGTCGCAGAGAAGGAAACTGCAGGCTCTATTGAAAAACCATTTACTGCTGTTGGACCAACCCATTCTTCGGCTTCTGAAGAAAAATTCATTGGCAGCAGAAAGATCTCTGGTATAACTAAAAGAGAGTACATACTCCGGCATAAGTCGATTCAACTGGAGAAAAGTTACCGTACTTATGGATCCAAAGGTGGCTCTAGGGCAGGAAAACTCAGTAGTTTTGGTGGTttaattttggataaaaaaataaagtccGTGGCAGATTCTACAGGTCTAAGTGTAAGAAATGCCACCTTAAAGATTAGCAAGGAAATGGGAACCTGTTTGCCTCAGGACACCTTGCACAATGATCTTTTGAATACAAATGGTCTGCCTCCGACATTCAGTCTGGATACTGTTAATAATACTATTTCGTCAATACCTAAGACTAATTTTGTATCAGCAATACCTACAATCAGTGACCAAAATTCACTACCAGCACCTGATACTGAGCTCTCTCTCTCACTGTCGTCAAAAAACAACAGTGTACCAATGCCTGCCAGCTGCAGTTCTGGGGCTCCAAAATTTGGCTATTCTGGATTCCCCAATGAGAAGCCAGCAGGACAGTGGGTACCTCAAGATAAAAAAGATGAAAGCATTATGAAGCTGGCTCCAAGGGTGCGTGAATTACAAAATCAAATGCAGGAATGGACAGAATGGGCTAATCAGAAGGTTATGCAGGCTGCTCGTAGATTGAGCAAAGATAAGGCTGAACTTAAGACACTTAaacaagagaaagaagaagtGGAGCGCCTTAAGAAGGACAAGCAAAATTTGGAGGAGAACACAATGAAAAAACTATGCGAGATGGAAAATGCTTTATGCAAGGCAAGTGGGCAGGTGGAGCGGGCTAATGCTGCTGTCCGTAGGCTGGAGGTGGAGAATTCAACATTGAGACAAGAGATGGAGGCTGCAAAATTACAAGCAGCACAGTCTGCTGCAAGCTGTCAGGAGGTGTCAAAGAGGGAGAAAAACACGCTGATGAAAATTCAGTCATGGGAGAAACAAAAACTCATGTTTCAAGAGGAGCTAGTAGCAGAGAAACACAGGAAAACACAGTTGCAACATAAATTGGAGCAGGCTACTGAACTTCTGGATCATCAAGAG GCTAGATGCAAACGGGAAGAAATGGCTATTGAAGAGCTGCTTACACAAGCCATGTCACTAAAGAAAGAGAGAGAACAAAGTGAAGTTTCAGCTAAATcaaaggaaaatattattcggGTGAAAGCAGAAAAGAAACTACAGAAGTTCAAAGATGATATCGAAAAGCATGAGAAAGAGATCTCTCAGCTTAGATCAAAGATGGACTCTTCCAAAATAGCTGCACTAAGGAAAGGCATTGACGGAAGTTATGCCAGCAGATTAATAGATTCTCAAACTCCAACCAAGGAGTCCACAAAATCTTATAGTTCGAGAATGGTAAATAATTTTGAGGACCATTCTGGAGCGGGAGGTGTCAAACGTGAACGCGAGTGTGTGATGTGCTTGTCTGAGGAGATGTCCGTGGTTTTCCTCCCATGTGCCCATCAGGTTGTGTGTACAACTTGCAATGAGCTTCACGAAAAACAAGGCATGAAAGATTGCCCTTCATGCAGGAGCACCATCATAAAACGAATTCCTGTCCATTTTTCTCGCTCTTAA